From a single Candoia aspera isolate rCanAsp1 chromosome 2, rCanAsp1.hap2, whole genome shotgun sequence genomic region:
- the LOC134488872 gene encoding H-2 class II histocompatibility antigen, E-S beta chain-like, producing MWGSPMGSAGVPLLLLLLLLLLVGALCRIPGSEGGKEPPAHFLHQVKWECRFLNGTQRVRYLERGIYDRQETDRFDSDLGKFVAVTALGQPDADYWNSDKALLQYKRAAVDRFCRHNYEVYNYQAAKTRRLIGRRAKPTVTISPTKADPASPNTILLCTATGFYPLEIDIRWLKNGRPEKEGVAFGEELQNGDWTYQRQVMLETRPKRGDVYACQVGHASLEAPVTVQWEPRSSNSARSKLWTGAVGAVLGVAFLAVGLSLYLKSKKALMS from the exons ATGTGGGGCAGCCCCATGGGCTCTGCCGgggtccccctgctgctgctgctgctgctgctgctgctggtgggggcGCTGTGCCGGATCCCCGGAAGCGAAGGGGGGAAGGAGCCCCCCG ccCATTTCCTTCATCAGGTGAAGTGGGAGTGCCGCTTCCTGAACGGGACGCAGCGGGTGCGCTACCTCGAGAGAGGCATCTACGACCGGCAGGAGACTGACCGCTTCGACAGCGACCTCGGGAAGTTCGTGGCCGTGACCGCGTTGGGGCAGCCCGATGCCGACTATTGGAACAGCGATAAGGCCCTCCTGCAGTACAAGAGGGCCGCTGTGGATCGCTTCTGCCGACACAACTACGAGGTGTACAACTACCAGGCGGCCAAGACGAGGCGTCTGATTGGCCGGAGAG CCAAGCCCACCGTCACCATCTCCCCCACCAAGGCGGACCCCGCGTCCCCCAACACCATCCTCCTCTGCACCGCGACGGGCTTTTACCCCCTGGAGATCGACATCCGGTGGCTGAAGAACGGGCGGCCGGAGAAGGAGGGCGTCGCCTttggggaagagctgcagaacGGAGACTGGACCTACCAGCGCCAGGTGATGCTGGAGACCCGGCCCAAGCGGGGGGACGTCTACGCTTGCCAGGTGGGGCACGCCAGCCTGGAGGCCCCCGTCACCGTCCAGTGGG agccacgttcctccaactctgccaggagcaaactctggacgggggccgtgggggccgtgctgggggtggccttcctggctgtggggctctccctctacctgaagagcaagaaag CACTCATGAGTTAA